The segment CTAATCTCTCGTTTAAAATGTTCCCATATAAACTTAATCAGGCCTGGGATATGGTTTTGTGAGAAGATTAAAAAGAACAAGATTGGGATGTTCTAAGGATACGTTCTCACTGGTGTTTATAGTTGATGTAGGGTGAGAGAATTTCCATGGCATCCTTTCACAAACACTTTACAACAGCAAGCCGCTTGTATTGAGCGTAATTCCAAAAGTGAATGTGGGTTAAATGGTTCCATGTTTGTTGACGCGGTCGGCACGATTTGTTTCACATGTTTGTCAGTAACTCTCCCATGTTTCAGAATAACTGATAGCGGCCTCAAATAGATGCCTGTCCATTTTAATAACTGGGCATCGGCACCCATttcagcaacaaacaaaaaaactgtTTCAAATAAACACCAGGTCTAAATTAATTGTTTACCAGATTACCATGAACACAGCTCGGATATTCCCATGGTCATATGCATTAAAAACGTTTTTACAAAACGCTGTCATTGTTGCTAGCCATCGCGCTACCAAAAATAAAATACCGGTATCGTATGCCAACTTCGATACAAGTCTTTATGACATTTACCTCATAAAATCTCTTCTCTTTTTAAAGTAGAAAGAAACTTGGTCAAAATGGTTGAAACTACTTTACTCCGAATTTGCCATTGTTATTGAAGGATAAGGATTATTGTGCTTTTCAATTTGTTTCTTTGACTTAATATTACCCTCTGAAACTTTATAGAAGTGCAAACGCTTCGACTGAAAGTATTGCTGAACTAGTGTTTTGTCTGTTGGAGCATGGTTCTAGCATTTAAAGTCTCACTCGTTTAATGTGCAAACTTTTCTTTTGATAAGATATTGACTTTATGAAAGATTTGTCAAGAACTTTCTATTTCATTAGCTTCAAGCTTCATTAGATAAAACTGTCTCTTTAACAGTTCTTAGAGAGCTGGGGTGTATGGGAAGGTAAAATCAAATCTGTCTATCAGATGATTATTTGACTTTGTGTTTGATTGTGTTATTTGTGTTTCCCCTCTCTGTTTTTGTAAATAATTTGTTTTCAGTTTTGATTCTAAATCATTAttgtggtcttcctgtctgggtttgcgccccccccccttgggttgtgctgtggtggagatctttgtgggctacactcggccttgtctcaggatggtaagttggtggttgaagttatccctctagtggtgtgggggctgtgctttggcaaagtgggtggggttatatcctgcctgtttggccccgtccgggggtatcatcggatggggccacagtttctcctgacccctcctgtctcagcctccagtatttatgctgcagtagtttatgtgttggggggctagggtcactCTGTTATatttggagtatttctcctgtcttatctggtgtcctgtgtgaattttagtatgctctctctaattctctatttctttctttctttctctcactctctctctctctcggagccctaggaccatgcctcaggactacctggcatgatgactccttgttgtccccagtccacctggctgtgctgctgcttcagtttcaactgttctgcctgtgtctatggaaccctgacctgttcactgtgattactattatttgaccatgctggtcatttatgaacatattggccatttactgttataatcttcacccggcacagccagaagagactggccacccctcatagcctggttcctctctaggtttcttcctaggttttggcctttctatggagtctttcctagccaccgtgcttctacacctgcattgcttgctgtttggggttttaggctgtttttctgtacagcactttgatatatcaactgatgtaagaagggctatataaatacatttgacgaTTGAAATTTGATGATTGTTTGGTTCAGTTGATGGGAATAACCATGAAGGGAAGGCTGTCTCGCCTTGTCGTCTATTAGCCAAAAGGCTCATATTGCAATTTCGGAAATTGGAGACTGTACctagggaaaggaaagggaaagggagataactagtcagttgtccaacaatgtattcaactgaaatatgTCTACCCCtgtgaatcagagaggtgcggggggctgccttaatcagcAACCAcatcttcggcgcccggggaaatCGACCTAAATTTGCCATCCCGTTCAACACTACAATGAATGTCAATGTTTGTTTCTCTTGTCTTCTTTTGAAAAACAGCTGCagcccattattcctcctccaccaaactgtacAGTTGGCATTCTGCATTGGGAGCAGCTAGCgttcaaacccagattcgtccgtccgactgccaggtggtgaagtgtgattcatcactccagagaacgtgtttcctttgctccagagtccaatggcggcaagctttacaccacaccacaccacacaaacgcttggcattgcgcattgtgatcttagacttgtgtgctgctgctcagccatggaaacccatttcatgaagctcctgacggaacagttattgtgctgatgttgcttccagaggcagtttgtgtaacggcgttcttcgtttgtcgaaagagtgtcggaccgaaatgcagcgtggttgttactcatgttctttaatgaatgaaatgacgatacatgaaataactatacaatacaaaacaacaaacggaacgtgaaaccttattacagcctatctggtgaaactacacagagacaggaacaatcactcacaaaatccaaagcgaaacccaggctacctaaatacggttcccaatcagagacaacgagaatcacctgactccgattgagaaccgcctcaggcagccaagcctatacaacacccctactcagccgtaatcccaataatacaaaaaccccaatacaaaatacaacaacataaacccatgtcacaccctggcctgaccaaataattaaagaaaatacaaaatactaagaccaaggcgtgacagtttggaactcgatagtgagtattgaaaccgaggacagatgattatATACGCGCTGCGTGCTTCAAACACTCGCTGGTCCCATTCTGTATACTTGTGCGGACTACCACTggtgctcctagatgtttccgcTTCACAAAAACACCACTTACATTTGACTGGGGCAgcaatttgacaaactgactttttggaaaggtgacatcctatgtcggtgccatgttgaaagtcactgtgctcctcagtaaggccgttctactgccaatatttgaatatggagattgcatggctgtgtgctcaattttatacacccgtCAGCAACAGGTGggactgaaatagccaaatccactaattgaAGGGGGTGtcattttgtgtatatatatatatatatatatatatacacgaaTATCCCTACAGACTTAAAGATGACTGTCACACACATCAATCCATACTTCCctagcccctctctctgcccttgtTCCTGACTGGGGAGATTATTGACATAATCTTCTGTCAAGCATCTGTTAACTTCTGAAGCTCCCTGTATTTTTATGTCATCTTTGCATCACGGTCTGTTTAACTACAAGATCACTTCATCTCTTTCTGGACATCAACCGGTGATATTGAGAGAGTTGTCCCAACCGACAATGCCCGGGATTCATCCAGTTTAATTAGAACTGGCATGACTAGAGACTCCCAATACTATGTAATTGACATGAGACAGTTTCACTTTAACCACTTTTATTCACAATGTCACCACAGTTACTATCAATATCAGGATAGTAATAACAGGGTTACCATCAATacaataaaaataatatataatatatatgttatATGTGGCCAATGCCAGGCATTTCTTAGCGATTGTCTCTATTGATCTCTTCCCAGACAATACATGTCAATCTCTGTGTGTGGTTTTAGAGCTTTATCTACTCATATTTCATATATGGGTTGAGGTACTGAAATCAAGCACAGTCCATTTCACAGTTCAATCCaaaacatgtaaaaaataaaagacAAAAATAAGTTCCAGGTGGCTAGAACCTCTTTAACCTCTCCCTTCCCTCAGCACCTCCCAcagtcctctccctccatctcctccctctcttccctatcCAGGGCATCCTCaatctcatccatctctctctcgcagtCCTCACACCCCTTTGTCCCACAGCCACCAGCCATCATCACCAGCCCTCTGTGATCTGGAACCCCCGGACCGGGGTCGATCATCGCCCCCTGCTTGCAGTGCTGGAGCAGGCTGCTGACTGAGCAGGCGCCCCCGGCCGCCTGCAACACCTCGTCGTACGAGGGGGCCTGGATGGCCGCCCGGGCCTCCTCCAGACGAACGCGTGTGCGGTGCTTCATCTCTATCAGCGTCTTGGTGTAGGAGTTGAGGGTGAAGACGGCCGCCGCCATGCAGCAGCTGAAGGAGATCCAGGCTAGActgagggtaagagagagaaaggatggttGGGCCGTAGTGGTCATTGGTTATGAATAGGCTGTAAATATGGCCTAGAAGTTTAAAATATGCTGATATCGGGTCCAGAATTAATGGATCCCTTGATAAAGATAAGCAAAAAACACAGtataaaataaacaatacaaatactgtgctatattgtatgctcactTCTTTGTATTATTATATTGTTTTATACTAATACAGTTGCTCAGAATTGTGTTCGTTTGGGATCCAAAATATTGGATCCCAATCATTTATTATTGAATAATCCAATTATTGGATTATTGTTTTCAATACTCCAGTACCCTCCCCTTGCGTGGATAAGGTATTTTtaataaaatgttttatgaaattggagaacacattgggatggATCTTaaaccattcctccatacagatatatttccagatccttgatatccttatTCTGcttccctcttcaattcaaaccacaggttttcaatggggttcaaatCCTGAgacagatggccattgcaaaatatAGACTTTGTGGTCAATGAACCATTTCTTTCTGGATTTGGACCCCTATCTTTTTGAGATTTGTACTAGTCGATAAACACAAATCGCTTTCTCTGAGAAATTGTAATAGTataaaaataatacaattataaaaatataaaatagcCAATAGTTCTTTGCTCATCTTTATGAAGGTATCCAATAATTCCGGACTCCACGGTTTTCAATTGGACTGTGGTCAGAAAATACTTAAGCTAATGGTTGGAGACAGTGCCGAGGTAAACAAAGCAATCATGGATTGTAGAATCTCCATGTCCAAAGACTGCTTTCAGGGTAAGGGAACAAAATAAGCAATTTTGTCAATTTGGGTGAACTATGCCGAAGGGAATACTTACACAAATGACCAGCCGTAGTCCCAGGTCTGTGGTCTCCAATCCTTTGGCCCAATGctcacagtcatctggaacactGTGGTGTACATCATATGAGCCACCATCCCCATCAGAcctgagagagcgagaaagggggAAGGAAGAGTGATTTATTTTCAGACAATCTCTTCATTTATTTGACCAACATCGAATAAATCAATGCTTTACCTTGTGAATATTTCTACAGAATGCTCAAAAGCCTTGGTATAGATCATTGTGGTGATAAGAGACATGTCCGCTCGCCGTGGCCGTCTCACCTGAAAGGACAGTGCATATTGCGGCAAAGGCGTTGATCTTGAGAGCGTACATCTCCTTATgggcacagagacacagcaccTCCACCCACATGAGGAGAAAGCCCATGGCCAACAGGCCTATGTACGCAAACTCTGACACTACTGACAGCCACAGCACCcctgtgagtgagtgaatgagtgagaaaTAGATTGAGGAAGAGagcgatagaaagagagagggaaaattaagattggagagaggtagagcaagAAAAAGTTGGCATACAGTGCTTATTTGACTTGACGACCCGCAATTTAAAATGGCGACGTATTAGCTTCACCTATATCTACTTTCAATGAGCACAAACCTTGTGTCTCTCCTGGAGTTAATTCAATGAAGCTCCGGCATTTCTCCTCTGTAAGACAAATACAATATGATTAGCAACAGATACAACTTAAGTCAGTATATTCATTTGTACTGTATCTTTTAGGGCCTTGTCAAGGCAATGGGACATACTGATTTAATTTAGATCCCTTGAGTGTCTGTTGTGAGATCTTAAAATAGTGCTCCAATTGGCATGGGTAATcggagggagacactgactgcaGTAGAACATCCACCAGATGTTCTCTATCTAGGGTCAAGGCAAAAGgtctaactctcccctctctacagTGATTTTGCAAATTAGTCCTAAGGCGACATGCAAAGACATTACTTTGAGTTTTCCTTCACTGACTCGAGCTTACATTGCCAACATTAAAGATGATTCAATTATTAACAGAGCACCCGCTTATGATAATTTACTTCTAAATAGCCTTGGTTGATTAGGGACTATCCCAGATCAGTGAATGCGTATGGTGTTAAAGCAACCAGTCATGCAGAGATAGATTGACAGTGGAACAGCAAAACAGCCACATTCAAAGATACAATGGTAATTGCTGATAgatatatcaacattatagtgcATTCTAGTAACTAGTGTCCAGTCATTATTGGGGTTCCACAAGTCAACGTCCTAGGTCCGACTCTATTGTAAGACTTTACTCAATCAAGGTTCTGTAGATCAACAGCCTAAAACAAGAGCCGTATCCTGTTTTATTCACTTTTCCAATTAAGTTCTCCGTGTCAAGCAATTACTGGCTAAGGCTAGAGatccatttacattttagtcatttaggagATGCTcgtatccagagtgacttacttAGTGCATTCATTCAttatagctaggtgagacaaccacatatcacagtcatagcaagtacATTCATTGAGGAGATTGGATCTTACAGTGCAAGAACCAGGCATCATTAGGCTCTTGGGATGAAGGCTACTTAACCCCCCTTTCTATAAAAGGTAAAGCATACTTAAACAATGGCCTGGATAAAGACCCAATGCTCACCCTCGTTGTGTGCCTCGCAGGACAACCAGAAACCTGTGTGGAAGTAGCGCAGCATGTACTTATCCTCGCCTGTCTCCCAGATGTAGTGCACTGCGTTGGCAAGGGCCTTTTTCTCAAGCCTCGCCTGCTCTTCCTTTTCCAGGGGCGACAAGGTGATGTTGTTTGACGGCTTCTTAGGGTCCAGAGTGGGAGTCTCTGAGGAAAAGAGAGGTTAAGAGGGTCATTGGGACAGGAACGGTTAGACAGT is part of the Oncorhynchus gorbuscha isolate QuinsamMale2020 ecotype Even-year linkage group LG09, OgorEven_v1.0, whole genome shotgun sequence genome and harbors:
- the LOC124043598 gene encoding germ cell-specific gene 1-like protein, translated to MLENMSRCNRSLLSLSLTSLALALSILAFCTSYWCEGTHKVAKPLCLSPVKLKNCGQNNSQPYTTETPTLDPKKPSNNITLSPLEKEEQARLEKKALANAVHYIWETGEDKYMLRYFHTGFWLSCEAHNEEEKCRSFIELTPGETQGVLWLSVVSEFAYIGLLAMGFLLMWVEVLCLCAHKEMYALKINAFAAICTVLSGLMGMVAHMMYTTVFQMTVSIGPKDWRPQTWDYGWSFVLAWISFSCCMAAAVFTLNSYTKTLIEMKHRTRVRLEEARAAIQAPSYDEVLQAAGGACSVSSLLQHCKQGAMIDPGPGVPDHRGLVMMAGGCGTKGCEDCEREMDEIEDALDREEREEMEGEDCGRC